From Lemur catta isolate mLemCat1 chromosome 21, mLemCat1.pri, whole genome shotgun sequence, a single genomic window includes:
- the PRR14L gene encoding protein PRR14L isoform X2 — translation MQSSKELLCADLPEDFLRSKEGNVQITTETLLKSIEEVQGMKVNGTKTDNNEGHKNGNVSKGLSAGCSEYPEVDKIMASGEVSETSRLVTVEPLTFVDPGLTEATPKERDCEELKTCPSWLSLLPGNSAICKVDGGKEELCKFNFVCEAADNHPQIHGHHHEKHSSAPDGPIARRNVVAIEPLEENSEVSRFPSDLSGPESRTLSLEKCGFEGDGLLKGSAETTDNSCFDGDDQNKNSASREENEEQRWNPRSERGELFPINATQPEKEIGPPCSGGEKTVDSPKENIHNNYCIQGSLHTESCGSLMPNSFTDATGIMLKKSDLKIALDIQDNLTNSEDHRETFVNMSRAGGHAEKSNFSSLMQVEEPEQITTMEPNMLHEKIYSKDCNSLVSIQRNPEGDTHLNEASCNDFLFERKSLVRLMPEDQISPINEISKPSKDTAQLPPSPESDHRSGSEKAIETSHDNIPHLDEQSIACEMNELSCTDELVVNKVESECVLNQQVSLNSPDHTKLPTDFLQNINKEMPLATSKDTQPSHHPPLEDGADVLDNTQTIPIKTKMKDISPPGGKTCGASSNSLTLNIKPENLERKKEMADSRTKDLHSRLLPSKKEVASFPQVVSVTECHNAQSQDMSSCHCVGKNAPEENMYSACAAFESSKISLRVDNSLITKCENAVQHSTNHCQGTEDSVEGSSHKVSYTSEESELDGRETKGNFPGGEIRNEMTAGTLNSGVSNKTIFTTNRIKPSEERLEGMKQGKSKETVFCKHNISDCATQELHQSANIPSPEILLDQSPTVTFSNFKNMNKAVETLDQKADEVLDCQSNQNRPDECRHEDKPAKETLGGDQRETVTEPNREVRHHQKHLLVISGSNNPQSCGRPKKGDLKGDCKNISGCEESTDGVVATVNTDCSNKPTEGMLDVKATSTLDSGARQGGLAFQETARSTLFQRGELNTAFIETTDQDSDFPDAADSTVGSLETKKSYEEKACRSLKDCEMENCPESCAHEMESVSDHEPNARILDRVNVSLNYNLHEQQSKGASLRETQEMTEGSRLERNSELGKENTTEISLKESTSSRCQDENSPSLGSLESVEIMPLCVYSQENSETNINSEETDLKTLFKPKVDEMRCENVKDSTVQPEMKEGISRDMKNSGGEGSICVSVEKNACKAYHPRENATYRHLPLTMETEPKVTGEETEEHQGGPLGHLTVGEESEEMIIREDNASDNVSKISQTHFKCQRMLGDAGKRQNHRVLDYMLQKEEEYIHRKTHTMLEQCVSSNILDDTQNKNQPKVDKEDSTTMKEITLAKLAKEDIAAVIQKLENQKEENLCHPLKKDIESCTGPCLPGAPRKAQDPNTAAGCDQIHGAFAKKEILPLKKQLHRKCKKILCQEQVSVGRKISKIRSSAFLKNSSDPVPTKAHRLLSSSAVSAPTRLEPKTPPARSLISHIPKQKATPCHPLRSLNFRKPTKESALLNKLSILASKLAPAAKTTQKLRYRRCSSELLPVANTYKRLRYKRLLDGFSYNTLQLNPYLAASGWDKRPNSKPLALYSLEAIKMSFIDLSNKMPSLLFGSEIFPVSFHAKSGSDCMTESSRTFPEHCAPARLALGESPQCPSQPPKWTFSFFLSHGCPGMATFREDAGLHSQAHTQAPPQPPAPLQDYGGTAIVQTRADCSVLGLHTLLALCSPGCYRIWTKKRSFSSHMPTMQRLFMTQFIQGLKGLRSPASIADKVFCSLPYSVGRVLSIWSQHGPSTCSFEISALHSTHGKQQPSLGTMSSRTMLPYVPLPGVEATYNTSGSQMRLEPPFPALVPKSVLVTESAVSKLLLSASEFQVPGFDELDGVTVACPCPQSSPPEQKEAEPEKRPKKVSQIRIRKTIPRPDPNLTPMGLPRPKRLKKKEFSLEEIYTNKNYKSPPANRCLETIFEEPKERNGTLISISQQKRKRVLEFQDFTVPRKRRARGKVKVAGSFTRAQKAALQSQELDALLIQKLMELETFFAKEEEQEQSSGC, via the exons AAGGAAATGTACAAATTACAACTGAAACTCTGTTAAAATCCATTGAAGAAGTACAAGGTATGAAGGTCAATGGGACTAAGACGGACAATAATGAAGGACACAAGAATGGCAATGTGAGTAAAGGTCTCTCAGCTGGGTGCAGCGAATACCCAGAAGTAGACAAAATCATGGCCAGTGGTGAGGTTTCAGAAACCAGCAGATTAGTTACCGTAGAGCCTTTAACCTTTGTGGACCCTGGATTAACAGAAGCAACTCCTAAAGAGAGAGATTGTGAAGAATTAAAAACCTGTCCTTCTTGGTTGTCATTATTACCAGGGAACAGTGCCATTTGCAAAGTGGACGGTGGGAAGGAAGAGTTGTGTAAATTTAACTTTGTCTGTGAAGCAGCTGACAATCACCCACAGATTCATGGCCACCATCATGAAAAACACAGTTCTGCACCTGATGGTCCCATAGCCAGAAGAAATGTAGTTGCTATAGAACCCTTGGAAGAAAATTCTGAAGTTTCACGTTTCCCATCAGATTTGTCTGGTCCAGAATCCAGAACATTATCCTTAGAGAAATGTGGTTTTGAAGGAGATGGTTTGCTGAAGGGATCTGCTGAAACAACAGACAATTCCTGTTTTGATGGGGACGATCAAAACAAGAACTCGGCTtctagagaagaaaatgaagaacagcGTTGGAATCCCAGGAGTGAAAGAGGGGAACTCTTTCCTATTAATGCCACACAGCCAGAAAAGGAGATTGGTCCTCCTTGTTCTGGTGGAGAAAAGACTGTCgattccccaaaagaaaatatccaCAATAACTATTGCATTCAAGGCAGTCTCCATACAGAGAGCTGTGGTTCATTAATGCCCAATTCTTTTACTGATGCCACAggaataatgttaaaaaaaagtgatttgaaaATTGCTTTAGACATTCAAGATAACTTGACAAACTCTGAGGACCATAGAGAAACTTTTGTTAATATGAGCCGTGCAGGTGGACACGCTGAAAAGAGCAATTTTTCCTCCTTGATGCAGGTTGAAGAGCCAGAACAGATAACCACTATGGAGCCCAATATGTTACATGAAAAAATTTACAGTAAAGACTGTAACTCCTTAGTCAGCATCCAGAGAAATCCGGAAGGTGACACCCATTTAAATGAAGCATCATGTAATGATTTTCTGTTTGAAAGAAAATCTCTTGTGAGGTTAATGCCAGAGGATCAGATAAGTCCTATAAATGAGATTTCCAAACCCAGCAAAGATACTGCTCAGTTGCCACCATCCCCAGAATCTGATCACAGATCTGGGTCAGAAAAAGCTATAGAGACCTCACATGACAATATTCCACATTTAGATGAACAGAGTATTGCCTGTGAGATGAATGAACTTTCTTGTACTGATGAACTTGTTGTAAACAAAGTAGAAAGTGAATGTGTTTTAAATCAACAAGTGTCCCTTAATTCTCCAGACCACACAAAGTTGCCAACTGACtttctacaaaatataaacaaagagatGCCTTTAGCAACAAGCAAAGATACCCAACCGAGCCATCACCCTCCATTAGAGGATGGAGCAGATGTCCTTGATAACACTCAGACCATTCCCattaagacaaaaatgaaagacaTCTCTCCACCAGGTGGCAAAACCTGTGGTGCCTCTTCAAACAGTCTCACCTTAAACATCAAACCAGAAAacctagagagaaaaaaagaaatggctgattcaAGAACAAAAGACCTACATTCCAGGCTTCTCCCAAGTAAGAAAGAAGTAGCTAGCTTTCCTCAAGTGGTCTCTGTTACAGAATGTCACAATGCTCAGTCTCAGGATATGTCTAGCTGTCATTGTGTAGGAAAAAATGCACCAGAAGAGAACATGTATTCTGCTTGTGCTGCTTTTGAATCCAGCAAAATCAGCCTGAGAGTTGATAACTCTTTGATAACAAAATGTGAAAATGCAGTTCAGCACAGCACTAACCATTGCCAAGGGACAGAAGACTCTGTGGAAGGTAGCAGCCATAAGGTGAGTTATACATCAGAGGAAAGTGAACTTGACGGGAGAGAAACTAAAGGCAACTTTCCAGGAGGTGAGATCAGAAATGAGATGACAGCAGGCACGTTAAATAGTGGAGTTTcaaacaaaactattttcacCACCAATCGCATCAAACCCAGTGAGGAAAGATTAGAAGGAATGAAACAAGGTAAATCAAAAGAGACTGTATTTTGTAAGCATAACATCTCTGATTGTGCCACACAAGAACTACACCAATCTGCAAACATTCCAAGTCCTGAAATATTGTTGGACCAGTCTCCTACTGTTACGTTCTCCAActttaaaaacatgaacaaagCAGTGGAAACTCTTGATCAGAAGGCAGATGAAGTCCTTGACTGCCAGAGTAATCAAAACAGACCTGATGAATGCAGACATGAAGATAAACCAGCTAAGGAGACACTAGGCGGTGACCAGAGGGAGACTGTCACAGAGCCTAACAGGGAGGTACGCCACCACCAAAAGCACCTGCTGGTCATTTCAGGCAGTAATAACCCACAGTCTTGTGGGAGACCAAAGAAAGGTGATTTGAAAGGAGACTGTAAAAATATTTCTGGTTGTGAAGAGTCCACGGACGGTGTGGTAGCTACCGTCAACACAGACTGTAGTAATAAGCCTACAGAAGGCATGCTGGACGTGAAAGCAACTAGTACACTTGATAGTGGTGCAAGGCAAGGTGGACTGGCATTTCAGGAAACCGCAAGGAGTACCTTGTTTCAGAGAGGGGAACTGAATACCGCATTTATAGAAACGACTGACCAGGACTCAGATTTCCCAGATGCTGCTGATTCTACAGTGGGATCtcttgaaacaaaaaaatcatatgaagAGAAAGCATGTAGATCTTTAAAAGACTGTGAAATGGAAAACTGTCCAGAGTCTTGTGCCCACGAGATGGAGTCTGTTTCAGATCATGAACCAAATGCAAGAATATTGGATAGAGTAAATGTGTCTTTAAATTATAATCTTCATGAACAGCAAAGTAAAGGAGCATCTCTGAGAGAAACACAAGAAATGACTGAAGGATCAAGACTAGAAAGAAATTCTGAGCTTGGCAAAGAAAATACCACTGAAATTTCCTTAAAAGAGTCGACATCTTCTAGATGCCAAGATGAGAACTCTCCTTCCCTAGGGAGCCTGGAATCCGTTGAGATAATGCCTTTGTGTGTGTATTCTCAAGAAAATTCAGAAACTAATATTAATAGTGAAGAAACTGACCTAAAAACTCTTTTTAAACCAAAAGTCGATGAAATGCGTTGTGAAAATGTAAAGGACTCCACAGTCCAGCCTGAGATGAAGGAAGGAATATCAAGAGATATGAAAAATTCAGGTGGAGAAGGCAGCATATGTGTCAGTGTGGAAAAGAATGCTTGCAAAGCTTACCATCCTCGTGAGAATGCCACATATAGACATTTGCCTTTGACAATGGAAACGGAACCTAAAGTGACaggagaagaaactgaggaacaTCAGGGGGGACCACTGGGTCACTTAACTGTTGGGGAGGAATCTGAAGAGATGATTATCAGAGAAGATAATGCTAGTGATAATGTGAGCAAGATTTCTCAGACCCACTTTAAATGCCAAAGGATGCTTGGTGATGCTGGAAAACGCCAAAACCACAGGGTTTTGGACTACATGTTGCAGAAGGAAGAGGAATACATACATCGAAAAACACATACGATGTTGGAACAGTGTGTATCCTCTAACATATTAGATGATACCCAAAACAAGAACCAACCTAAGGTTGACAAAGAGGATTCCACCACGATGAAAGAAATCACCCTAGCAAAGCTGGCCAAGGAGGACATTGCTGCAGTTATTCAGAAGTTGGAaaaccaaaaggaagaaaacttatGCCATCCTTTAAAGAAGGACATTGAATCATGCACAGGTCCTTGCCTTCCTGGTGCTCCTAGGAAAGCACAAGACCCCAACACTGCTGCTGGGTGTGATCAGATACATGGTGCCTttgcaaagaaagaaatacttcCCTTAAAGAAGCAGCTCCATcgaaaatgtaagaaaattttgTGTCAGGAGCAAGTCAGTGtggggagaaaaataagtaaaatcagaaGTTCTGCCTTTTTAAAGAATTCCTCTGATCCTGTCCCCACAAAAGCACACAGACTGCTTAGTTCAAGTGCTGTGTCTGCGCCTACACGATTGGAACCCAAAACACCACCTGCCAGGAGCTTAATTAGCCACATACCAAAGCAGAAGGCTACACCATGCCATCCCTTGAGGAGCCTGAATTTTAGGAAGCCTACCAAAGAATCAGCCTTACTAAACAAGCTCTCCATCCTTGCCTCCAAACTGGCCCCAGCCGCAAAGACCACCCAGAAACTAAGATATCGGCGGTGTTCCTCTGAACTTCTTCCAGTGGCTAACACCTACAAGCGCCTCAGATATAAACGGCTCCTGGATGGATTTTCCTACAACACACTGCAGCTGAATCCGTATTTGGCAGCTAGTGGATGGGATAAGAGGCCTAACAGTAAGCCATTGGCACTTTATTCTCTCGAAGCCATCAAAATGAGCTTCATAGATTTGAGCAACAAGATGCCATCGCTGCTGTTTGGTTCCGAAATCTTCCCAGTATCCTTTCACGCGAAATCGGGCTCAGATTGCATGACTGAGTCCTCAAGGACTTTTCCTGAGCACTGTGCTCCAGCAAGGCTTGCCTTAGGAGAGTCCCCCCAGTGCCCGTCACAGCCTCCCAAGTggaccttttctttcttcttgtcccATGGTTGCCCTGGGATGGCCACATTCAGGGAAGACGCTGGCCTCCATAGTCAGGCACACACTCAGGCTCCTCCACAGCCTCCAGCTCCTCTCCAAGACTATGGAGGCACTGCCATAGTCCAGACCAGAGCAGACTGCTCTGTCCTTGGCCTTCACACACTTCTAGCACTTTGTTCCCCAGGATGTTACCGAATCTGGACAAAAAAACGGAGCTTCTCCAGTCACATGCCTACCATGCAGAGGCTCTTCATGACCCAGTTTATACAGGGCTTGAAAGGGTTGAGGTCTCCAGCCTCCATAGCAGACAAGGTCTTCTGTTCTCTGCCCTACTCGGTGGGCAGAGTGCTGTCCATTTGGAGTCAGCATGGGCCTTCCACCTGCTCCTTCGAAATCTCTGCTCTTCATTCCACTCACGGCAAGCAGCAGCCAAGTCTGGGCACCATGAGCAG CCGCACCATGTTACCGTACGTGCCTCTTCCAGGCGTGGAAGCTACGTATAACACCAGCGGCAGTCAGATGAG GTTAGAGCCTCCATTCCCTGCCTTGGTACCAAAGTCTGTCTTGGTAACAGAATCAGCTGTCAGCAAGCTCCTGCTTTCAGCCTCTGAGTTCCAAGTTCCTGGATTTGATGAGCTGGATGGTGTGACAGTAGCATGTCCTTGCCCACAGAGCAGCCCTCCAGAACAGAAAGAG GCTGAGCCGGAGAAGAGGCCAAAGAAAGTCTCACAGATTCGCATCCGGAAAACCATTCCTAGGCCAGATCCTAATCTTACTCCCATGGGCCTTCCTCGACCCAAAAG